The following proteins come from a genomic window of Malus domestica chromosome 02, GDT2T_hap1:
- the LOC103401564 gene encoding ATP-dependent DNA helicase DDM1-like produces MATKNDPPADSPTSVLEDEDACETKIDVKLTEVEEKLLEERVKEEESEMGKAPEQLPHLNDTQYNKLDELLTQTQLYSQFLLEKMDNITLVGANQPSETVEEKNVEEKKGRGRKRKAAANFDNRKAKKAVEAMLTRSKEGVKIEDENLTEEQRIEKEQKELVPLLTGGKLKSYQIKGVKWLISLWQNGLNGILADQMGLGKTIQTIGFLAHLKGNGMDGPYLVIAPLSTLANWVNEISRFTPSINAIVYHGDKKQRDEIRRKHMPSKIGPKFPIIVTSYEIAMADARRCLRHYSWKYLVVDEGHRLKNSKCMLLRELKHLRVDNKILLTGTPLQNNLAELWSLLNFILPDIFSSHEEFESWFDLAGKCSNEAMKEELEEKRRAQMVAKLHAILRPFLLRRMKSDVEHMLPRKKEIILYACMTEHQKHFQDLLINKTLENYLVERGDHVRGMKGKLNNLMVQLRKNCNHPDLLESAFDGSYFYPPVEQIVEQCGKFSLLDRLLKYLFARKHKVLIFSQWTKILDIMDYYFSEKGLEVCRIDGSVRLEDRRNQIAAFNDMDSNYRIFLLSTRAGGLGINLTAADTCILYDSDWNPQMDLQAMDRCHRIGQTKPVHVYRLATAQSVEGRILKRAFSKLKLEHVVIGKGQFHQDKAKSSTDFLEEEDLIALLREEESAEDKMIQTVISDEDLERVLDRSDLMGSPADHEEEKANGVADVLPLKGPGWEVVLPTAGGGMLSTLTS; encoded by the exons ATGGCGACGAAGAACGATCCGCCGGCAGATTCTCCGACTTCAGTACTCGAGGACGAG GATGCATGTGAGACAAAGATCGACGTCAAGCTGACTGAGGTGGAGGAGAAATTGCTTGAAGAGCGGGTTAAGGAAGAGGAGTCAGAAATGGGAAAGGCACCAGAGCAGTTGCCCCACCTTAATGACACTCAGTATAACAAGTTGGATGAGCTCCTTACGCAAACTCAGCTGTACTCGCAGTTTTTGCTTGAGAAAATGGATAACATCACACTT GTTGGAGCCAATCAACCGAGTGAAACTGTTGAGGAAAAGAATGTTGAGGAAAAGAAAGGTCGTGGTAGGAAAAGAAAGGCAGCTGCCAATTTTGATAAT AGGAAGGCAAAGAAGGCAGTTGAAGCTATGCTTACAAGATCTAAAGAGGGTGTGAAAATTGAAGATGAGAACCTCactgaagaacaaagaattgaaAAAGAACAAAAGGAACTTGTGCCTCTGCTGACTGGTGGAAAATTGAAGTCTTATCAAATCAAAGGTGTAAAGTGGTTGATCTCATTATGGCAAAATGGTCTGAATGGGATCCTTGCAGATCAAATGGGACTTGGAAAAACTATCCAAACCATTGGTTTTCTTGCTCATCTAAAAGGGAATGGAATGGATGGGCCCTACTTAGTGATTGCTCCTCTTTCTACTCTTGCGAATTGGGTAAATGAAATTTCAAG GTTCACACCTTCAATAAATGCTATTGTCTACCATGGTGACAAGAAACAAAGGGATGAGATACGAAGGAAGCACATGCCTAGTAAAATTGGCCCTAAGTTCCCTATAATTGTTACTTCGTATGAAATTGCAATGGCTGATGCAAGAAGATGTTTAAGACATTACAGTTGGAAATATCTGGTGGTTGATGAA GGTCACAGATTGAAGAACTCAAAGTGCATGCTGCTGCGGGAATTGAAACATTTACGTGTAGACAATAAGATTCTGTTGACCGGGACACCTCTACAGAATAATTTGGCAGAGCTTTGGTCATTATTAAACTTCATTTTGCCTGATATATTCTCATCCCATGAAGAATTTGAGTCATG GTTTGATTTGGCAGGAAAGTGCAGTAATGAGGCAATGAAGGAAGAATTGGAAGAGAAGAGAAGGGCTCAA ATGGTTGCAAAACTCCATGCCATCTTGCGTCCTTTTCTTCTTCGAAGAATGAAGTCTGATGTTGAGCACATGCTTCCTAGGAAAAAGGAAATCATATTATATGCATGCATGACAGAgcatcaaaaacattttcaagaTCTTCTGATCAATAAGACATTGGAGAATTATTTAGTTGAGAGGGGAGACCATG TTCGCGGTATGAAAGGAAAGCTTAACAATCTGATGGTCCAACTTCGGAAGAACTGCAATCATCCTGACCTTTTGGAGTCTGCGTTTGATGGCTCAT ATTTCTACCCGCCTGTTGAACAGATTGTTGAACAGTGTGGAAAATTTAGTTTGCTGGACCGGCTGTTAAAGTACCTGTTTGCCCGCAAACACAAG GTTCTTATCTTCTCTCAGTGGACTAAGATTTTGGATATTATGGACTACTATTTTAGTGAGAAAGGATTAGAAGTTTGTAGAATTGACGGCAGTGTGAGGCTTGAAGATCGGAGAAATCAG ATTGCAGCGTTCAATGACATGGACAGCAATTATAGAATCTTTCTTCTAAGCACCAGAGCTGGTGGACTGGGTATCAACCTTACTGCAGCTGATACTTGTATACTGTACGACAGTGATTGG AACCCTCAAATGGATTTGCAAGCCATGGATAGATGTCACAGAATTGGTCAAACGAAGCCTGTTCATGTTTACAGGTTGGCAACAGCACAATCTGTCGAG GGTCGGATTCTGAAAAGAGCTTTTAGCAAGTTGAAGCTTGAACATGTGGTGATTGGGAAAGGGCAGTTCCATCAAGATAAAGCGAAGAGTAGTACTGATTTCCTGGAG GAAGAGGATCTTATAGCATTGCTCCGAGAGGAAGAATCTGCTGAAGACAAGATGATACAGACGGTTATCAGTGACGAAGATTTGGAGAGGGTGTTGGATCGCAGTGATCTAATGGGCAGTCCTGCTGATCATGAAGAAGAGAAGGCCAATGGTGTTGCCGATGTGCTTCCCCTCAAAGGCCCGGGTTGGGAGGTGGTGCTACCTACTGCAGGTGGAGGCATGCTCTCCACCCTCACTAGTTAA